One Acinetobacter colistiniresistens DNA segment encodes these proteins:
- a CDS encoding Crp/Fnr family transcriptional regulator, whose product MLDRVYIQHLQQNSWFSHLAEPFQNFIIEYGKKQIVEKNAAVFSAQDKFDGVYGVLEGSISLGYIDVNGNEAIAAIAEPIMWFGEISLIDQQPRSHDAIALKKSVVLKIPAQPLNDFLLKNPYYWYYFALLTSQKLRYVFLEQIAIQTQSISQRLAQRLLFILEGYGNRAQIQDFSIQISQDQLANMLTISRQTVNQELNLFEKQGIIRLGFKKIEVIDIVRLRQLAAVGYIKEH is encoded by the coding sequence GTGTTAGATCGTGTTTATATTCAACATTTGCAGCAAAATTCATGGTTTAGTCATCTGGCAGAGCCCTTTCAAAATTTTATTATTGAGTATGGCAAGAAACAGATCGTTGAAAAAAATGCAGCCGTTTTTAGTGCACAAGATAAGTTTGATGGTGTTTATGGGGTACTAGAAGGCTCAATCAGCTTGGGTTATATCGATGTCAATGGCAATGAAGCGATTGCTGCTATTGCAGAACCGATCATGTGGTTCGGTGAAATTTCCCTGATTGACCAGCAGCCCCGTTCGCATGATGCGATCGCCCTGAAAAAAAGTGTCGTCTTAAAAATCCCCGCACAGCCACTGAATGATTTTTTGCTTAAAAATCCGTATTACTGGTATTACTTCGCCTTGCTGACCAGCCAAAAATTACGCTATGTGTTTTTAGAGCAAATCGCAATTCAAACCCAAAGCATTAGCCAACGTCTGGCACAACGCTTACTGTTTATTTTAGAAGGCTATGGTAACCGCGCTCAGATTCAGGATTTTAGTATCCAAATCTCTCAAGACCAATTGGCTAATATGCTGACAATCTCCCGACAGACTGTAAATCAGGAACTCAATTTATTTGAAAAACAGGGCATCATTCGTCTCGGTTTTAAAAAAATTGAAGTAATTGATATAGTTCGACTGAGACAATTAGCAGCAGTGGGATATATAAAAGAGCACTAG
- a CDS encoding type VI secretion system Vgr family protein, whose translation MKLNNIELLLKKIGLTAHKRAIHIQFSSQSLNSQIFLQHIEGVHGLNQGLKAELICLSTDASIPLKQFIGSQAAIDTVTDQGQLSRVTGIITQASQGVSDGSLSLYKLTLEDPTALWHKRRNSRVFMNKSMCEVVQVIFKEWQHRSPLFASSLTLDLSGLSKDYDVRPFIMQHNQTDAEFLTFLMRSEGVSWLVDEAQLIVPTINSPIQAQKLRLIDDNSQYQALARRTIRYHRSDATEQYDSMTKLRAERSLQPIAVHIQRWQADALEQEDGAGSIQSTHQQSENYDAASLGLEDAWHFSPAWIQDLKGEDGATPSGYAQIEKLNQQIGQYHDLQAKQFVANSTVRDAHVGYWFELSGHPEIDQHQGDDKQFLITAKQFYSQNNLPKDLSQQIQDLINQSRWQQQTTGAEQRQANQLTLQRRNIKIVPEYNPLTHRPTAHPMRARVVGTEGEEIHVDEWGRIKVRFLFTRTEDHSHDGGAGTNDDDTDSAWVDVLTPWAGEGFGARFLPRVGETVVIDFFDGNLDRPFVLGRIHEAQRSPTQFDQIGKLPETKKLSGIRSSEYKGEGFNQLRFDDSTGQISAQLQSSHAASQLNLGQLSHPKNKGESEDRGEGFELRTDLWGAVRAGEGLLLSTHKQDQAQAEHLDAQPAKQQLEGNQNNTKALSEVAKNQQTDEIESLDQLKEFAEQIQEKIAKFNKAMLLLSSPAGIALSSNEDIHLSADGQINQFAGDSINVTTQKSLISHAQNKISLFAAQGGMKQVAAKGKFEIHAQGDGLDILARAGIQIISTEDRIEIISPKEIVFKGDTSELKLNGSGIFPTTGGKFEVKAGQHLFEGGANIVVPKLSLPTVKTLFSNQINYNWDIKSDGNKQIFIIDQKTNHLIKTKMDQLDAENKLSSLRFHTPQATDFTALIFNSDLPRLKQDLPDRENIDELLEEALLEEQNGETYTDEDAEQ comes from the coding sequence ATGAAATTAAATAATATTGAGCTCTTATTGAAAAAAATAGGGCTGACTGCACATAAACGTGCCATTCATATTCAGTTTTCAAGTCAGAGTTTAAACTCTCAAATTTTTTTGCAGCATATTGAGGGCGTTCATGGCCTGAATCAAGGACTTAAGGCTGAACTAATCTGTCTGTCAACGGATGCCAGCATTCCGCTCAAGCAATTCATTGGCAGTCAGGCTGCGATAGATACAGTGACGGATCAGGGGCAGCTTAGCCGTGTCACTGGGATTATCACTCAAGCATCACAAGGGGTATCTGACGGCAGTTTAAGCCTCTATAAACTGACTTTAGAAGATCCAACCGCGCTGTGGCATAAAAGACGAAACTCCCGCGTCTTTATGAATAAAAGCATGTGTGAGGTGGTGCAAGTCATATTTAAGGAATGGCAACACAGGAGCCCATTATTTGCTTCAAGCTTGACACTGGATTTAAGTGGGTTGAGCAAAGACTATGATGTACGTCCATTTATTATGCAACATAATCAAACCGATGCAGAGTTTTTAACATTTTTGATGCGGAGTGAAGGGGTGAGCTGGTTGGTCGACGAAGCCCAGCTTATTGTTCCGACTATCAATAGTCCAATCCAAGCGCAAAAACTACGTTTGATAGATGACAATAGCCAGTATCAAGCCTTGGCGCGAAGAACGATCCGTTACCATCGAAGTGATGCGACTGAACAATACGACAGCATGACCAAACTGAGGGCAGAACGCAGCTTACAACCGATCGCCGTGCATATCCAGCGTTGGCAAGCTGATGCATTGGAACAAGAGGACGGAGCAGGAAGTATCCAAAGTACGCATCAGCAGAGTGAAAACTATGATGCAGCCTCACTTGGGCTCGAAGATGCATGGCATTTCAGTCCAGCATGGATACAGGACCTAAAGGGTGAAGATGGCGCAACTCCGTCAGGCTATGCACAAATTGAAAAGCTTAATCAGCAGATTGGGCAATACCACGACTTACAAGCAAAGCAATTTGTGGCGAATAGCACCGTTCGAGACGCCCATGTGGGGTATTGGTTTGAACTGTCAGGACACCCTGAAATAGATCAACATCAAGGAGATGATAAGCAATTCTTGATCACTGCCAAGCAGTTTTACAGTCAGAATAATTTGCCGAAAGACCTAAGCCAACAGATCCAAGATCTAATCAACCAGAGTCGGTGGCAACAACAGACAACTGGCGCTGAACAACGTCAGGCAAATCAACTAACACTACAACGCCGTAATATCAAAATCGTACCTGAATATAATCCCTTAACTCATAGGCCAACTGCTCACCCAATGCGAGCTCGAGTTGTTGGCACAGAAGGAGAAGAAATCCATGTGGATGAGTGGGGGCGTATAAAAGTTCGTTTTCTATTTACCCGTACAGAAGACCATAGCCATGATGGTGGTGCAGGAACCAACGATGATGATACTGACTCAGCATGGGTCGATGTCCTGACCCCTTGGGCTGGCGAAGGTTTTGGTGCACGGTTCTTGCCTCGTGTCGGTGAAACAGTGGTCATTGACTTCTTTGATGGCAACCTTGATCGTCCTTTTGTACTGGGGAGGATTCATGAAGCGCAGCGTTCACCCACTCAGTTTGATCAAATAGGAAAACTACCTGAGACCAAAAAACTGTCAGGCATTCGATCAAGCGAATATAAAGGTGAAGGCTTTAATCAATTGCGTTTTGATGACAGCACAGGGCAGATCAGCGCACAACTGCAAAGTAGCCATGCCGCCAGCCAATTAAATCTCGGTCAGCTCAGTCATCCAAAAAACAAGGGTGAAAGTGAAGACCGTGGTGAAGGTTTTGAACTGCGTACCGATTTATGGGGTGCAGTACGCGCAGGAGAAGGTTTATTGCTTTCAACCCATAAGCAAGATCAAGCTCAAGCTGAACACCTTGATGCCCAACCAGCCAAGCAACAGCTCGAAGGCAATCAAAACAATACCAAAGCCTTGAGTGAAGTTGCCAAAAATCAGCAGACTGATGAGATTGAATCACTGGATCAACTGAAAGAATTTGCGGAACAGATTCAAGAAAAAATTGCCAAGTTTAACAAGGCGATGCTGTTATTGAGTTCGCCAGCAGGCATTGCCCTGAGCAGCAATGAAGACATTCATCTCTCTGCGGATGGGCAGATCAACCAATTTGCTGGCGATAGTATCAATGTAACGACACAGAAAAGTTTAATTTCACATGCTCAAAATAAAATTAGTTTATTTGCAGCACAAGGTGGGATGAAACAAGTGGCTGCTAAAGGTAAGTTTGAGATACATGCACAAGGCGATGGCTTAGATATCTTGGCAAGAGCAGGAATACAAATTATCTCGACCGAAGATCGGATTGAGATTATTAGTCCCAAGGAGATCGTTTTTAAAGGGGATACATCTGAGCTTAAGTTGAATGGTTCGGGGATTTTTCCAACGACTGGCGGCAAGTTTGAAGTGAAGGCAGGTCAGCATCTATTTGAAGGTGGTGCGAATATTGTTGTACCAAAATTGAGCCTACCAACAGTCAAGACACTCTTTAGCAATCAGATTAACTATAACTGGGATATAAAATCTGACGGCAACAAACAGATTTTTATTATTGATCAGAAGACCAATCACTTAATAAAAACAAAAATGGATCAACTTGATGCTGAAAATAAGCTGAGTTCATTACGTTTCCATACACCGCAAGCCACAGACTTTACGGCACTCATCTTTAATTCGGATCTTCCTCGTTTAAAGCAGGATCTACCTGATCGTGAAAACATTGATGAATTGTTAGAGGAGGCACTTCTGGAAGAACAAAACGGTGAGACTTATACGGATGAGGACGCTGAGCAATGA
- the glnD gene encoding [protein-PII] uridylyltransferase, with amino-acid sequence MIKTSPLLNYVTSLHDIQAINQWRTDVEKQLQESYENGQPIRDVIGARSDSIDEALIFLWNHAGLDQTELGLFAVGGYGRHEMLPYSDTDIMILSEDEISEEQEKLISTFISSLWDVGNFKPGISVRTIQNCVEQAINDLTVATTLIEARLITGNQQLAKWPRRIVAQTWTDQTFYDAKMAEQAKRYAQHNNTESNLEPDIKNAPGGIRDINQIGWIAKRHFRVNRIYDLVHLGFITEFELGVLEEAESFLWEIRTHLHRLAKRDENRLLFEYQRDIAAKFGYVREEGQPVNFAVEQFMKRYYRTAQQVSTLNEMLLAYFNESVITPRLPDYERHIIDINERFKIVDGKLAVQHHKVFSEEPIAILELFYLLANRPEITGIRARTLRLLVLAAKRIDQRFRNNPEHQALFMSIIRSPHLYDTMVAMKRYGVLGNYIPAFGQITGLMQYDLFHIYTVDAHTLLLLRNLSRFKEPEFAKEFPVVSSVFQRISRHDIVYMAAIFHDIAKGRGGDHSELGALDAIEFCRTHGFTERECKLVAWLINNHLLMSLTAQKKDISDPDEVRDFAEKVGDMEHLDYLYALTVADINATNPKLWNTWRASLMRQLYTYARDVIRSGLGRPVDYQMLIEDTKFAASELLVNDFSLAEVEKVWQELGDEYFVKESANEIAWHTQAILQHGDNPEPLVLLRAHRNAADDAVQIFIYTRDQPNLFATTVAVLDRMNLDVQDARIITASTSFSLDTYLVLDRFGTLLTDPDRERKVKAALVDALSHSDQYPGIMQRRIPRHLRHFDVQNTVDIVLNPTLQQHMVEISTLDHPGLLARIGGLFMLQGLDIHSARIATLGERAEDIFFVTKKNGVLLSDEEVKTFAESLKAALDEASNQICNPS; translated from the coding sequence ATGATCAAGACCTCTCCTTTGTTGAACTACGTCACCAGTCTTCATGATATTCAAGCGATTAACCAATGGCGTACGGATGTAGAAAAGCAATTACAGGAGAGTTATGAAAATGGACAACCCATTCGTGATGTGATTGGTGCGCGTTCAGATTCGATTGATGAAGCCTTGATCTTCCTTTGGAACCACGCAGGCCTAGATCAAACTGAATTAGGTTTATTTGCAGTCGGTGGCTATGGCCGCCATGAGATGCTGCCTTATTCTGATACCGATATCATGATTTTATCTGAGGATGAAATCAGTGAAGAACAAGAAAAACTGATCTCGACCTTTATTTCATCGTTATGGGATGTCGGTAATTTCAAACCCGGCATCAGCGTCCGTACCATTCAGAACTGTGTCGAACAAGCCATTAATGACTTAACTGTTGCCACCACCTTGATTGAAGCCCGTCTCATTACAGGCAATCAACAATTAGCCAAATGGCCACGCCGTATTGTTGCGCAAACATGGACGGATCAAACCTTCTATGATGCCAAAATGGCAGAACAAGCCAAACGCTATGCACAACACAATAATACTGAGAGTAATTTAGAGCCTGATATCAAAAATGCACCGGGTGGTATTCGCGATATCAACCAAATCGGCTGGATCGCCAAACGTCATTTCCGTGTCAATCGCATCTATGATTTAGTCCATTTAGGCTTTATTACTGAGTTTGAATTGGGTGTACTGGAAGAAGCGGAAAGTTTCTTATGGGAAATTCGTACCCACTTACACCGTTTAGCCAAACGCGATGAAAATCGTCTGTTGTTTGAATATCAACGTGATATCGCAGCAAAGTTTGGCTATGTACGTGAAGAAGGTCAGCCTGTTAATTTTGCCGTTGAACAGTTCATGAAGCGCTACTATCGTACTGCGCAGCAAGTTTCAACGCTGAATGAAATGCTACTCGCCTATTTCAATGAATCGGTGATTACCCCGCGTCTGCCTGATTATGAACGTCATATCATCGACATCAATGAGCGTTTTAAAATTGTCGATGGCAAATTGGCTGTTCAGCATCACAAAGTCTTTTCAGAAGAACCAATTGCCATCTTAGAATTGTTCTATCTGTTGGCTAACCGTCCTGAAATTACCGGGATTCGCGCCCGTACCTTGCGTCTGCTTGTGCTTGCAGCCAAACGGATTGACCAGCGCTTCCGTAATAATCCAGAACATCAAGCTTTGTTTATGTCGATTATTCGCTCACCTCATTTATATGACACCATGGTAGCGATGAAGCGTTATGGCGTATTGGGCAATTACATTCCTGCTTTTGGGCAAATTACTGGATTAATGCAATACGACCTATTCCATATTTATACGGTCGATGCACATACGCTCCTATTACTGCGTAATTTAAGTCGCTTTAAAGAACCCGAATTTGCCAAAGAATTTCCTGTGGTTAGCTCTGTGTTTCAGCGTATCTCTCGCCATGACATCGTCTATATGGCCGCGATTTTCCATGACATTGCCAAAGGTCGTGGTGGTGATCACAGTGAACTGGGGGCATTAGATGCAATTGAATTCTGTCGTACCCATGGATTTACCGAACGTGAATGCAAACTGGTTGCATGGCTGATTAACAATCACCTGCTAATGTCCCTTACCGCACAGAAAAAAGATATTTCCGACCCAGATGAAGTCAGAGACTTTGCTGAAAAAGTCGGTGACATGGAGCATCTTGATTATCTCTATGCCCTAACGGTGGCCGATATTAACGCGACCAATCCAAAACTTTGGAATACATGGCGTGCATCACTCATGCGCCAGCTGTATACCTATGCACGTGATGTGATTCGTTCAGGCTTGGGCCGTCCAGTTGATTATCAAATGCTGATTGAAGATACCAAATTTGCTGCAAGTGAACTCTTAGTCAATGACTTCTCTCTGGCTGAAGTAGAGAAAGTCTGGCAAGAACTAGGCGATGAATACTTTGTCAAAGAATCCGCCAATGAAATTGCATGGCATACCCAAGCGATTTTACAACACGGCGATAATCCAGAACCTTTGGTATTATTACGTGCACATCGTAATGCGGCCGATGATGCGGTTCAGATCTTTATCTATACCCGTGATCAACCAAACTTGTTTGCCACCACGGTTGCGGTACTGGATCGTATGAACCTTGATGTTCAGGATGCACGCATTATCACTGCTTCAACCTCATTCAGCTTAGATACCTACCTGGTGCTTGACCGTTTTGGTACTTTACTGACTGACCCAGATCGCGAACGCAAAGTGAAAGCCGCTTTGGTTGATGCATTAAGCCATTCGGATCAATATCCAGGGATCATGCAACGCCGTATCCCCCGTCATTTGCGTCATTTTGATGTGCAAAATACCGTGGATATTGTCTTGAACCCGACGTTACAGCAACACATGGTTGAAATTTCGACCCTTGACCATCCGGGCCTACTGGCACGTATCGGTGGTTTATTCATGTTGCAAGGTTTGGATATCCATTCTGCAAGAATTGCCACACTGGGTGAACGTGCGGAAGATATTTTCTTTGTCACCAAGAAAAATGGTGTCTTGCTCAGCGATGAAGAAGTGAAAACTTTTGCGGAAAGCTTAAAAGCCGCTTTAGATGAAGCCTCGAATCAAATTTGTAATCCATCTTAA
- the purT gene encoding formate-dependent phosphoribosylglycinamide formyltransferase, with the protein MIRMSVTLGTPLQSSAFKVLLLGSGELGKEVVISLQRLGVEVHAADRYDHAPAMQVAHYAYTLNMANPTELKQLIENIKPNLIVPEIEAIATEVLIEIEQSQTATVIPSAKAVNLTMNREGIRRLAAEELGLPTSAYRFANTLESFRAACDDIGYPNFVKPVMSSSGKGQSRVKSFDEVDAAWDYAMQGGRVNQGTVIIESQIDFDFEITLLTVRAKNPETGEIETHFCDPIGHRQDAGDYVESWQPQAMTPVALQESKRIANKVTVALGGCGIFGVELFIKGDKVWFSEVSPRPHDTGLVTLASQFQSEFELHARAILGLPVNTARHSIAASAVIYAGVDAKNLSFTGLNLALANPNTDLRLFGKPEGFKRRRMGVATARAETTDLARELAQHAADQVSVQTNA; encoded by the coding sequence ATCATTCGCATGAGCGTCACTCTTGGAACTCCACTTCAATCTTCTGCATTTAAGGTTTTACTGTTAGGTTCTGGAGAGCTTGGTAAAGAAGTTGTGATTTCTTTGCAGCGCTTAGGTGTAGAAGTTCATGCTGCAGATCGTTATGATCATGCACCTGCCATGCAAGTTGCACATTATGCCTACACCCTGAATATGGCAAATCCAACCGAATTAAAACAATTAATTGAAAACATAAAACCGAATTTGATCGTTCCCGAAATTGAAGCGATTGCTACTGAAGTTTTAATTGAAATTGAACAAAGCCAAACTGCAACGGTAATTCCCTCGGCTAAAGCAGTCAATCTCACCATGAATCGTGAAGGGATTCGCCGTTTAGCTGCTGAAGAACTTGGCTTACCTACCTCTGCTTATCGCTTCGCGAATACACTGGAAAGCTTCCGCGCAGCCTGTGATGACATTGGTTATCCAAACTTTGTAAAACCCGTGATGTCTTCTTCAGGTAAAGGCCAATCTCGCGTTAAGAGTTTTGATGAGGTGGATGCGGCCTGGGACTACGCAATGCAAGGTGGTCGGGTTAATCAAGGTACAGTAATTATTGAGTCACAGATTGATTTTGATTTTGAAATTACCCTGCTCACAGTCCGCGCCAAAAATCCAGAAACAGGTGAAATCGAAACACATTTTTGTGATCCGATCGGACACCGTCAAGATGCTGGTGACTATGTCGAGAGCTGGCAGCCCCAAGCCATGACGCCTGTTGCGTTACAAGAATCAAAACGGATTGCAAATAAGGTCACAGTTGCGTTAGGTGGTTGTGGTATCTTCGGGGTAGAACTGTTTATCAAAGGCGATAAAGTCTGGTTTAGCGAAGTCTCGCCACGCCCACATGATACGGGTTTAGTGACTTTAGCTTCACAATTCCAGAGCGAATTTGAATTACATGCACGTGCAATTCTCGGTCTGCCTGTCAATACAGCACGTCATAGTATCGCTGCAAGTGCAGTGATTTATGCAGGTGTAGATGCCAAGAACCTGAGTTTCACTGGCTTGAATCTTGCATTAGCCAATCCCAACACTGATCTACGTCTATTTGGTAAACCTGAAGGCTTTAAACGCCGCCGTATGGGTGTCGCAACAGCTCGTGCTGAAACAACCGATCTTGCACGTGAATTAGCACAGCATGCCGCAGACCAAGTGAGTGTACAAACCAACGCTTAA
- a CDS encoding tautomerase family protein, whose product MSHIKIYALQSTIEQFRPQLSHAIHQALVESLNYPMEKKFQRFIALATENFIYPSDRSQYYLIIEISMFEGRSIEAKKSLIQSIFSNIEQQCGISPQDIEITIFETPKCNWGIRGQNADELQLNYQVNV is encoded by the coding sequence ATGTCACACATCAAGATTTATGCCTTGCAGTCCACGATTGAGCAGTTTAGACCTCAACTTTCACATGCAATCCATCAGGCTTTGGTTGAAAGCTTAAATTATCCTATGGAAAAGAAATTTCAGCGTTTTATTGCTTTAGCTACAGAAAACTTTATTTATCCCAGTGATCGTAGTCAGTACTACCTTATTATCGAAATTTCGATGTTTGAAGGTAGAAGCATCGAAGCAAAAAAAAGCTTGATCCAAAGCATTTTCAGCAATATTGAGCAACAATGCGGGATTTCACCCCAAGACATTGAAATCACAATTTTTGAAACACCCAAATGCAATTGGGGAATCCGTGGTCAAAATGCGGATGAATTACAGCTCAATTATCAGGTCAATGTTTAA
- a CDS encoding IS982 family transposase: MFNSTELFCVIDDFFLKFESTYWEFLKQNCGSLRIRTAQLKISEICFIAIWYKCSHFNNFKAFFTWLKEDKSHLFKYLPCYQRMIHLINMHQLALHALHVALMKDQTTQYLWIDSTTLPVCKNQRIQRHKSLVQIASRGRSSMGWFYGCKLHIAMNQFGEIACSALSNGHVADIKMVEQLVAGIEAKLYGDRGYISQELKIRLKDQGIDLITYHRKNMQAIQLCASDEYHLRQRNKIETLFSLLKGQYNLVTSKARSIHGFLGGIYASLCAYQLTHQNKPTIQIKESSA; the protein is encoded by the coding sequence ATGTTCAATAGTACCGAATTATTCTGCGTAATTGATGATTTTTTTCTTAAATTTGAATCAACTTATTGGGAGTTTCTCAAACAAAACTGTGGTTCCTTAAGAATCAGAACTGCTCAACTCAAAATTTCAGAAATCTGCTTTATTGCCATTTGGTACAAATGCTCTCATTTCAATAATTTCAAAGCCTTTTTCACCTGGTTAAAAGAAGATAAAAGCCATTTATTTAAGTACTTGCCTTGCTATCAAAGGATGATTCATCTGATCAATATGCACCAATTGGCCCTACACGCTTTACATGTGGCGCTGATGAAAGACCAAACTACACAATATTTATGGATTGATTCAACAACTCTGCCAGTTTGTAAAAATCAACGGATTCAGCGTCATAAATCATTAGTCCAAATTGCATCACGTGGTAGAAGCTCAATGGGCTGGTTTTATGGCTGTAAATTACATATTGCGATGAATCAATTTGGTGAAATTGCCTGTTCTGCTTTATCGAATGGACATGTTGCTGACATAAAAATGGTTGAGCAATTGGTTGCTGGTATAGAAGCAAAACTTTACGGGGATCGAGGTTACATCAGCCAAGAATTAAAAATCAGATTGAAAGATCAAGGTATTGATTTAATTACTTATCATCGAAAGAATATGCAGGCTATTCAACTCTGTGCATCAGATGAATATCACCTAAGACAACGCAATAAGATAGAAACATTATTCAGTTTATTGAAGGGGCAATACAATTTAGTGACGAGTAAAGCACGTAGTATTCATGGATTTCTTGGAGGAATTTATGCCTCGCTATGCGCATATCAATTAACCCATCAAAATAAGCCAACAATTCAAATTAAGGAATCATCGGCTTAA
- a CDS encoding Mpo1 family 2-hydroxy fatty acid dioxygenase, translating into MTNLERLLSQYAAYHLDRNNIVTHFVGIPLIVFSILCLTARAGIEISSVSVTLASVLIVLSTIYYLSLDKLFGLLMLALLALVYPLAVKIAALPMWSWLGTSIGIFVVGWVFQFVGHYFEKKKPAFVDDVIGLAIGPLFVLAEFVFLLGFRKPLHQRILKEAQMKRAEMDMKPQTVS; encoded by the coding sequence ATGACAAATTTGGAACGTCTACTCAGCCAATATGCGGCTTATCACTTAGATCGAAATAATATTGTGACCCATTTTGTGGGTATTCCTTTAATTGTTTTTTCTATTCTATGTTTAACCGCACGTGCAGGTATAGAAATTTCCAGTGTTTCAGTCACATTGGCATCGGTGCTAATTGTATTAAGTACAATCTATTATCTTTCACTCGATAAGCTATTTGGTCTTTTGATGCTGGCTTTATTGGCCTTGGTATATCCACTGGCTGTGAAAATTGCGGCTTTACCAATGTGGAGTTGGTTAGGGACCAGTATCGGTATTTTTGTGGTGGGCTGGGTGTTTCAGTTCGTGGGGCATTATTTCGAGAAGAAAAAACCAGCCTTTGTCGATGATGTGATTGGTCTAGCGATTGGACCATTATTTGTATTGGCTGAGTTTGTCTTTTTACTTGGATTCCGTAAGCCGTTACATCAGCGCATTTTAAAAGAGGCACAAATGAAACGTGCTGAAATGGATATGAAACCACAAACAGTATCTTAA
- a CDS encoding lysozyme inhibitor LprI family protein, with product MRVFVGLYLIWLTMYVYADKNILTCKPESTVFNDILNCYLIDYKENDKELNSVYKKKISKLSKDEKEKLIKSQRNWIKKKETLCIENEDDFGRESHFEMIACQTEMTKERILFLRKY from the coding sequence ATGAGAGTATTTGTTGGGTTGTATTTGATATGGTTAACTATGTATGTCTATGCAGATAAAAATATTCTGACTTGTAAACCTGAAAGTACTGTTTTTAATGATATATTGAACTGTTATTTAATTGATTACAAAGAAAATGATAAAGAGCTAAACTCAGTTTATAAAAAGAAAATATCTAAACTTTCCAAAGATGAAAAAGAAAAGTTAATAAAATCTCAAAGAAACTGGATTAAGAAGAAAGAAACGTTATGTATTGAAAATGAAGATGATTTTGGACGAGAAAGTCATTTTGAAATGATAGCTTGCCAAACTGAAATGACAAAAGAGCGCATTTTATTCCTAAGGAAATATTGA
- the ychF gene encoding redox-regulated ATPase YchF — protein MGFNCGIVGLPNVGKSTLFNALTKAAIAAENFPFCTIEPNTGIVPVPDPRLDKLTAIVKPQRVIPTTMEFVDIAGLVAGASKGEGLGNQFLANIRETDAIAHVVRCFEDENVIHVNGKIDPLDDIATINTELALADLDTVAKALLRLTKAAKGGDKEALATKAVLEKIQPLLDEGKPARAADLSDDERKAVRGFGLMTLKPTMYIANVAEDGFENNPHLEAVKKLAAEENAIVVPLCNQIEAEISLLEDEDRAEFLEAMGMEEPGLNVVIRAGYSLLGLQTYFTAGVQEVRAWTVKVGATAPQAAGVIHTDFEKGFIRAECVAYDDFIQYNGESGAKEAGKWRLEGKTYVVQDGDVLHFRFNV, from the coding sequence ATGGGTTTTAATTGCGGTATTGTTGGTCTGCCAAACGTAGGTAAATCTACATTGTTTAATGCATTAACAAAGGCAGCGATTGCAGCTGAAAACTTTCCGTTTTGTACCATTGAACCGAATACAGGTATTGTCCCTGTTCCAGATCCACGCCTAGACAAACTTACAGCAATTGTTAAACCGCAACGTGTTATTCCGACTACGATGGAATTTGTTGATATCGCAGGTTTGGTTGCTGGTGCATCAAAAGGTGAAGGTTTGGGTAACCAATTCCTTGCCAATATCCGTGAAACGGATGCAATTGCCCACGTGGTTCGTTGTTTCGAAGATGAAAACGTGATTCACGTAAATGGTAAAATTGATCCTTTAGATGATATCGCGACCATCAACACTGAACTTGCACTTGCTGACCTTGATACCGTTGCCAAAGCATTGTTACGTTTGACTAAAGCGGCGAAAGGTGGCGATAAAGAAGCACTTGCAACTAAAGCTGTATTAGAAAAAATCCAACCTTTGCTTGATGAAGGTAAACCAGCACGTGCCGCTGACCTTTCTGATGACGAACGTAAAGCAGTTCGCGGTTTTGGTTTAATGACACTTAAACCAACCATGTATATTGCCAACGTTGCAGAAGATGGTTTTGAAAATAACCCGCATCTTGAAGCAGTTAAAAAACTTGCTGCTGAAGAAAATGCGATTGTTGTACCACTTTGCAACCAGATCGAAGCTGAGATTTCATTATTAGAAGATGAAGACCGTGCTGAATTCTTGGAAGCGATGGGCATGGAAGAACCAGGTCTAAACGTCGTGATTCGTGCAGGTTATAGCTTACTTGGCTTACAAACTTACTTCACTGCGGGTGTACAAGAAGTTCGTGCTTGGACAGTTAAAGTCGGTGCGACTGCGCCACAAGCGGCTGGTGTGATTCATACTGACTTCGAAAAAGGCTTTATCCGTGCTGAATGTGTTGCTTATGATGACTTCATTCAATACAACGGTGAAAGTGGTGCTAAAGAAGCTGGTAAATGGCGTTTAGAAGGTAAAACTTATGTCGTTCAAGATGGCGACGTATTGCACTTCCGTTTTAATGTATAA